In Francisella hispaniensis FSC454, a genomic segment contains:
- a CDS encoding ChaB family protein, protein MPYNKLAELPKGVKNVLPYHAQEIYQAAFNNAWKEYRDKSKRRTDDNLETIAHEVAWSAVKKKYYKDEQTGEWHQK, encoded by the coding sequence ATGCCTTATAATAAACTAGCTGAATTACCCAAAGGGGTAAAGAATGTCTTACCATATCATGCACAAGAAATATACCAAGCAGCTTTTAATAATGCTTGGAAAGAATATAGAGATAAAAGTAAGAGAAGAACTGATGATAACCTTGAAACTATAGCACATGAGGTTGCTTGGTCAGCTGTCAAAAAAAAATATTATAAAGATGAGCAAACAGGAGAATGGCACCAAAAGTAA
- a CDS encoding glycosyltransferase, producing the protein MNLNKVHYIWMGSLIPDKYINNIFYLLCQSEHYINIWTDRPEETRLKFLDKIGGYSHLQRNKITDRLEFKQVFELENWCQINLSNYLTLSQMRTLSETFMFEYPNYSDRYSKYSLEVLYKLGNLATLSDILRLVILYKEGGIYIDCNNTFRDQDIKYNIKHSINPNRYNICVNCKFSLYSFHNIAGNSVLAANSGAQGCVEVLKLSLDTIYKQQSSRKLIDNIEKMKKILFTEKSYLREVFEYFMSNSYIEKDTDLRRYGKDPNNYKLEILKNYGGVNQFMYHYGYPYAYLAMQIGPEVLKEFEENKAFSKRITEISIFNTIIINSDQAWL; encoded by the coding sequence ATGAATTTAAATAAAGTTCACTATATATGGATGGGTTCATTAATTCCAGATAAATATATAAATAATATTTTTTACTTACTATGCCAATCGGAGCATTACATTAATATATGGACAGATAGACCAGAAGAAACTAGATTGAAATTTTTAGATAAAATAGGTGGATATAGTCATTTACAAAGAAATAAAATTACCGATAGACTAGAATTTAAACAAGTTTTTGAATTAGAGAATTGGTGTCAAATCAATCTGAGTAATTATCTAACACTTAGTCAAATGAGGACTCTATCGGAAACTTTTATGTTCGAATATCCTAATTATTCAGATAGGTATAGTAAATACAGCCTAGAAGTACTGTATAAGTTAGGCAATTTAGCAACACTAAGTGATATATTAAGATTAGTTATCCTATATAAAGAAGGTGGTATTTATATAGATTGTAATAATACATTTAGAGATCAAGATATAAAATACAACATTAAACATTCTATAAATCCTAATCGATATAATATCTGTGTAAATTGTAAATTTAGTTTATATTCTTTTCATAATATAGCTGGCAATAGTGTTTTAGCTGCTAATTCTGGTGCTCAAGGATGTGTCGAAGTACTTAAACTATCTTTAGATACTATATATAAACAGCAAAGTAGTAGGAAGCTAATAGACAATATAGAGAAGATGAAAAAAATATTATTTACTGAGAAAAGTTATTTAAGAGAGGTTTTTGAGTATTTTATGTCTAATAGTTATATTGAAAAAGATACAGACCTAAGAAGATATGGAAAAGATCCGAATAACTATAAATTAGAAATATTAAAAAATTATGGTGGTGTTAACCAATTCATGTATCATTATGGGTATCCTTATGCGTATTTAGCAATGCAAATTGGTCCAGAGGTATTAAAAGAATTTGAAGAAAATAAAGCATTTTCTAAACGAATTACTGAAATTTCAATTTTCAATACAATAATTATTAATTCAGATCAAGCTTGGCTTTAA
- the glyS gene encoding glycine--tRNA ligase subunit beta encodes MSKITKDFLFELGTEELPPKALRSLAESLLASVESQLKEAKVSFGNTKWFASPRRLSFIIKGLAEAQEDIVVEKQGPLVTIAYKDGEPTQVGLGFAKSCGIEFDELESVATPKGDKLFYKTVQSGQATVSLLQEIIIKALKQLPIPKMMRWGDSNVEFVRPVDWVLALYGNDVVDIEILGHKAANITYGHRFHHPQAIVIDNISDYIKLLADAMVIVDWQQRKQMLVEQAKDIAKENNYQVILDDDLVEEVCAIVEYPNAMLCDFNKDFLRVPQEALISAMEEHQKCFALLDKQGDLVAHFITISNIQSKKPELVTSGNQKVMNARLADAAFFYDTDLRTPLEQLLPKLEHVTFQSKLGNMYQKAQRIANSAQQLAELGNFDSQQAYRAGLLAKADLISNMVFEFTDLQGIIGKYYAKAHGETDTVAEAIEQQYWPKYSGAELPKTDVAACVALAEKLDTLVGIFAIGQKPTGNKDPFALRRSAIGILRILRDISVDISLEKIIDISLESYKKVNNLEFSADIKSEVISFCLDRLKNLYKEEGIAVDIFEAINNTNYHSVKDFAVRVEAVTKFYNSDKAQSLIASNKRVANILSKNATDKAYYYDIELAKAVANEYELALAYSIEEVAPDLEKYINNREYGYALELLTCLDKVISEFFENVMVIDEDINIRENRLALLVNLHKMFIGIADISKL; translated from the coding sequence ATGAGTAAAATTACAAAAGATTTTTTATTTGAATTAGGTACAGAAGAGCTACCACCAAAGGCACTAAGAAGTTTAGCTGAGTCTTTATTAGCTAGTGTAGAAAGTCAGCTAAAAGAAGCAAAAGTTAGTTTTGGAAATACTAAATGGTTTGCGTCACCAAGAAGGCTATCTTTCATAATCAAAGGTTTAGCAGAGGCTCAAGAAGATATAGTTGTTGAAAAGCAAGGTCCATTAGTAACTATCGCATATAAGGATGGTGAGCCTACTCAAGTAGGTTTAGGTTTTGCAAAATCGTGTGGTATTGAGTTTGATGAATTAGAAAGCGTAGCTACACCAAAAGGTGATAAGCTTTTTTATAAAACAGTACAATCAGGTCAAGCAACGGTTAGTCTATTGCAAGAGATTATTATCAAAGCACTCAAACAATTACCAATTCCAAAGATGATGCGTTGGGGCGATTCAAACGTGGAGTTTGTAAGGCCTGTAGATTGGGTATTAGCACTATATGGTAATGATGTTGTCGATATAGAAATCTTAGGACATAAAGCTGCTAATATTACATATGGACACAGATTTCATCATCCGCAAGCTATAGTAATTGATAATATTAGTGATTATATCAAGTTACTTGCTGATGCTATGGTGATTGTGGATTGGCAACAGCGCAAACAAATGTTGGTTGAGCAAGCTAAAGATATTGCCAAAGAAAATAATTATCAGGTAATTTTAGATGATGATTTAGTTGAAGAAGTTTGTGCTATCGTTGAATATCCAAATGCGATGTTATGTGATTTTAACAAGGATTTTCTAAGGGTTCCTCAAGAGGCATTAATATCAGCTATGGAAGAGCATCAAAAGTGTTTTGCTCTATTGGATAAACAAGGTGACTTAGTTGCTCATTTTATTACAATTTCAAATATTCAAAGTAAAAAACCAGAACTAGTAACATCAGGTAATCAAAAGGTGATGAATGCTAGGCTAGCTGATGCAGCTTTTTTCTATGATACTGATTTGAGAACTCCTTTAGAGCAGTTATTGCCTAAGCTTGAGCATGTAACTTTCCAAAGTAAATTAGGAAATATGTATCAAAAAGCTCAAAGAATAGCTAATTCAGCACAACAGTTAGCAGAGCTAGGTAATTTTGATTCACAACAAGCATATAGAGCGGGTTTGTTAGCTAAGGCTGACCTAATTTCAAATATGGTGTTTGAATTTACAGATTTACAGGGAATTATCGGTAAATATTATGCAAAAGCTCATGGTGAAACAGATACAGTAGCTGAGGCAATAGAGCAACAATATTGGCCAAAGTATTCTGGAGCGGAATTGCCAAAAACTGATGTCGCTGCATGTGTAGCATTAGCTGAGAAATTAGATACTTTGGTGGGTATATTTGCAATTGGTCAAAAACCAACAGGAAATAAAGATCCATTTGCATTAAGACGATCAGCTATAGGTATCTTGCGTATACTAAGAGATATAAGCGTTGATATATCTCTAGAAAAGATTATTGATATAAGCTTAGAAAGTTATAAAAAAGTTAATAATTTAGAGTTTAGTGCTGATATAAAATCAGAAGTAATATCTTTCTGTTTAGATAGACTAAAAAATCTTTATAAAGAAGAGGGTATTGCTGTAGATATTTTTGAAGCTATCAATAATACTAATTATCATTCAGTCAAAGATTTTGCTGTGAGGGTCGAAGCTGTAACTAAGTTCTATAATTCAGATAAAGCTCAGAGTCTAATAGCTTCAAATAAGCGTGTAGCTAATATTCTTAGCAAGAATGCTACAGATAAAGCTTACTATTATGATATTGAACTTGCTAAAGCAGTAGCTAATGAATATGAGTTGGCACTTGCTTATAGCATCGAAGAAGTTGCTCCTGATCTTGAGAAGTATATTAATAATCGAGAATATGGTTATGCTCTAGAGCTGTTGACTTGTCTTGATAAAGTAATTAGTGAGTTCTTTGAAAATGTAATGGTAATTGATGAAGATATCAACATAAGAGAAAATAGGCTTGCCTTACTTGTAAACCTGCATAAGATGTTCATTGGAATTGCTGATATCTCTAAATTATAG